The genome window ACTATTCGACGCAGGCGGAGTTCGCCGCCGCGGTCGGCTTCGCGGCCTGGGCGCTCTCGCGGCCCGGCTTCGGCGGCTGGGCCCGCCGCCACGCGCACGTGCTCGCCGCGGCGCTCCTGCTCTGGAACGCCGCGGCCTCCAAGTCCTGGGCCGACCGGTACTTCAAGCTCTGCGGCGCGCCCTCACGGGTGGAGTCCTCCCTGCGCCGTCTCGACGCGCACGTTCCCCCCGGAGGGAAGGTCGTGACGATGTCGCCCTACGGCGTCTGGGGCCTGCCGCTCTGGACGCGCGCCTATTCGCTGACCGCCTGCACCTCTCCGAGCGCGGGCAATCCCTCGCGCACCGCGGCCGACAACCTCCGCGGCCTCGGCCGCATGCTCGCCGCCGGCGGCTTCGACCTCGAGAAGGTCCTCGCCGAGCGCTGGTTCCCCTGGCGCGCGGAGATGTTCCAGGACGACCTCCTCACGCGCCTGCGCCGCGACCACGCCGTCGACCAGCACGAGCGCACGGCCTGGCCCTTCTTCCTCCTCGTCGAGGAGGCCCATGCCCCCGGCGGGCTCGAGCGCGGCGCCGAGGAGATCCGCCGCGGCTTCCGCGAAGGCCCCCCGCTCGAGGCCCCCTACTGGCTCTGGCTGCAGAAGAGCGAGCTCCCCTTCCTGGCCCGCGCGCCGAAGAGCCGCGGAGCCCGCCTCGTCTACGAGGACGCCTCGGCGCTGCTCTACGAGTTCCCGTCGGAGGCGAAGAGATGAAGAAGACGCTCGTGACCGGAGGGGCGGGCTTCATCGGCAGCCACGTCGTCGAGCGCCTGCTGGAGGAAGGCGACCGCGTCGTCGCCTACGACGACCTCTCGACCGGCTTCCTGCGCCATCTCGACGCCGCGCGCCGCAGCCCGCGCTTCCGCTTCGTGAAGGGGAACCTCCGCGACGAACGCCGTCTGCGCGCCGCGATGAAGGGCTGCGGGAGCGTCGTCCACCTCGCCGCCAACGCCGACGTGCGCTTCGGTCTCCGGCACCCCGAGCGCGACCTCGAGGAGAACACCCGCGGGACCTTCCGGGTCCTCGAGGCCATGCGCGCCTGCGGGGCGAAGGAGATCCTCTTCAGCTCCACCGGCTCCGTCTACGGCGAGCCCGCGGTCTTTCCGACGCCCGAAGACGCCCCCTTCCCGCGCCAGACTTCGCTCTACGGGGCCTCCAAGCTCGCCGGCGAGGCGCTGATCTCGGCCTACTGCGAGGGCTTCGGCTTGCGCGGCCGCGTCTTCCGCTTCGTGAGCATCCTCGGAGAGCGCTACTCGCACGGCCACGTCTTCGACTTCTGCCGCAAGCTGCTCGCCGACCCCCGCCGCCTCGAGCTCCTCGGCGACGGCCGCCAGCGCAAGAGCTACCTCCACGTGGGCGACTGCGTGTCGGCTCTGCTGCTGGCCCGGCGCCGGGCGAAGGCCCCCTTCGAGGTCTTCAACCTCGGCGTCGACGACTGGTGCACGGCCGAGCAGTCCGCGCGCTGGATCGCCGCGCGCATGGGCCTGAAGCCCCGCATCACGCGCACCGGCGGACGGCGCGGGTGGGTCGGCGACAGCCCCTTCATCTTCCTCGACGCGCGCAGGATCCGGCGCCTGGGCTGGAAGCCCCGGCTCGGCATCCGCGAGAGCGTCCACCGCACGCTCGACTGGCTCCTGGAGAACCGATGGATCCTCGACCGCCGCTGAGATTGGAGGGACGGGCCGCCCTCGTCACCGGCGCGAGCCAGGGACTCGGACGCGCGATCGCCGCGCGCTTCGCCGCCGAAGGCGCCGACCTCGTGCTCTGCGCCCGGACGGCGCGGGCGCTCGAGGAGGCCCGCGAGGAGCTCGCCGGCGCGCTCGCCCCGGGCCGCCGCCTCGTCACCGTGGCCGCCGACGTCTCGAAGGGCGAGGACGTCGAGCGGCTCGCGAAGACGGCCCTCGAGGAGTTCCCCGACCTCGGCGTCATCGTCAACAACGCGGGCGTCTACGGCACCTTCGGGCCCCTCGAGGAGGTCGACTGGTCCGACTGGGTGCGCACCATCGAGGTCAACCTCCTCGGCCCCGCCCTCGTCTGCCGGGCCTTCCTCCCCCATCTCAAGCGCCGGCGCGGCGGGAAGATCATCAACCTCTCCGGCGGCGGGGCCACCGCCCCGATGCCGCGCATCTCGGCCTATGCGGCGTCCAAGGCCGCCCTCGTGCGCATGACCGAGACCCTCGCCGAGGAGACGCGCGGGCTCGGCATCGACGTCAACGCCGTGGCTCCGGGCGCCATGAACACGCGCATGCTCGAGCAGGCGCTGGCCGCCGGTCCCGAGCTGCTCGGCGCCAAGGTCCACGAACGGCTGCTGAAGCAGAAGAAGGAAGGCGGCGTGCCGCCGGCCAAGGCGGCCGCTCTCTGCGCCTTCCTCGCGAGCGCCGAGAGCGACGGCATCACCGGCAAGCTGCTCAGCGCGGTCTGGGACCCCTGGGCCGAGCTGCCGGGCCGCCGCAAAGAGCTCGAGACGGACATCTACACGCTGCGCCGCATCGTCCCCAAGGACCGCGGCATGAACTGGGGAGGTTAGCAACCCTATGAACTTCGCGATCATCGGCTGCGGGCGCATGGGCGAGAAGCGCGCCGCGGCGCTCGGGAAGCACCGCCTCGTCGCCTGCTGCGACATCCAGCCCGCGCGCGCCCACGCGCTCGCCTCCAAGCACCCCGGCTGCGAGGTCGGCGACTGCTGCCACTCCCTCATCGGCCGCGACGACGTCGACGCCGCCATCGTCTGCACGACCCACGACCTGCTCGCGCGCGTGACGCTCGCCTGCATCAAGGCGGGCAAGCACGTGCTCGTCGAGAAGCCCGGCGCGCGGAGCGCGGGGGAACTGGAGCCCGTGCTCGCCGCGGCCCGCCGCGCCGGGGTCGTCGTGAAGGTCGGCTTCAACCACCGCTTCCACCCCGCGCTCTGGAAGGCCAAGAAGCTCGTGGACGCCGGCGCGCTCGGAGAGCTCATGTTCGTGCGCGGCCGCTACGGGCACGGCGGCCGGCTCGGCTACGAGAAGGAATGGCGCGCCGACCCGACGATCGGCGGCGGCGGCGAGCTGCTCGATCAGGGCATGCACCTCATCGACCTCTCGCGCTGGTTCCTCGGCGACCTGCGCAAGGTCGAGGGCTTCACGCCCACCTACTTCTGGAACATGCCCGTCGAGGACAACGCCTTCCTCCTGCTGCGCACGAAGAAGGAGCAGGCGGCCTGGCTGCACGTCAGCTGGACCGAGTGGAAGAACACCTTCTCCTACGAGGTCTACGGCCGCAAGGGGAAGCTCGTCGTCGACGGCATCGGCGGCTCCTACGGCCCCGAGCGGCTCACCCACTACCGCATGGGCCCGGACATGAAGCCCCCCAAGACGAAGGTCTGGGAGTTCCCCGGGCCCGACGCCTCCTGGGCGGCGGAGTTCCAGGACTTCCTGCGCGCCATCCGCACCGGCCGGCGCCCCTGCGGCGACCTTCAGGACGCCTACGCGGCCCTGCAGGTCGTCGCCGCCGTCTACAAGGAGCACGACCGCGGGACGCGGCGCCCCGTCGGAGCGTCCCGATGATCATCTGCCGCAGCCCCCTGCGCATCTCGCTCGGCGGAGGTGGGACCGACCTGCCCTCCTACTACGAGCGGCGCGGCGGCTTCGTCCTCTCCGCCGCCATCGACAAGTACGTCTACATCACGCTCCACGACACCTTCGACGAGAACCTCATCATCAAGTACTCGAAGCTCGAGAAAGTCTCCCGCCGCGAGGAGATCCGCCACGACATCATCCGCGAGGCCTTCCTCCTCCTCGACGTGCAGCAGCGCAACCTCGAGCTCGCGAGCATGGCGGACATCCCCGCGGGCACCGGGCTGGGCTCCTCGGGCAGCTTCACGACCGCGCTGCTCAAGGCCCTGCACGCCCACCGCAAGGACGTCATCAGCCCGCGCCAGCTCGCCGACGAGGCCGTCGAGATCGAGCTCGGGCGCCTGAAGGAGCCCATCGGCAAGCAGGACCAGTACATCGCCTCCTTCGGCGGGGTGACCTGCTTCGAGTTCCGCAAGGACGCGCGCGTCGACGTCGCCCCCCTGCGCGCCACCCAGGAGACCCTCTTCAACCTCGAGGACGACCTCCTGCTCTTCTTCACCGGCTACTCCCGCTCCGCCTCCGACATCCTGCGCGAGCAGGACGACAAGACGAAGGTCGACGAGGCCGCGATGCTCGAGAACCTCGACTTCGTCAAGGAGCTCGGCCTGCGCACGAAGGCGGCGCTCGAGGGCGGGCGCGTCCGGGAGCTCGGCGAGATCATGGACGTCCACTGGAAGCGCAAGAAGCAGCGCTCCGGCGGGATGACCAACCCCCGCATCGACGAGTGGTACGAGATCGCGCGCCGCAACGGCGCCCTCGGCGGAAAGCTCGTCGGGGCGGGCGGCGGCGGCTTCCTCCTCTTCCTCGCGGAGGACAAGGCCCGCCTGCGCGACGCCATGCACAAGGGCGGCCTCAAGGAAGTCCGCTTCCGCTTCGACTACGAAGGGAGCAAGGTCGTGGTGCAGGCGTGATCGACACCGCGGTCCTCATCGCCGGCGGCATGGCCACGCGTCTGGGCGCGCTCGTGCGCGACCTCCCCAAGTCCCTCGTCGAGGTCGCCGGGACGCCCTTCATCGCCCACCAGCTGCGCCTCCTCCAGCGAAACGGGATCGGCTCGGTCCTCCTCTGCGTCGGGCACCAGGGGGAGAAGATCGAGCGCTTCGTCGGAGACGGCGCCGCCTTCGGCCTGCGCGTCGAGTACGCCTACGACGGCCCGCGCCTCCTCGGCACCGGCGGCGCCCTGCTCCAGGCCCTGCCGAAGCTGCCCGACGCCTTCCTGGCCCTCTACGGCGACTCCTATCTCGACGCCGACTACCGCCCGGCCCTGCGCGCCTTCGAGGCGGGGAACGCCCCCGCCCTCATGACCGTCATCCGCAACGAGGGACGCTGGGGCGAGAGCAACGCCCAGTACGACGAAGGCCGGGTCCTGCGCTACGACAAGCGCCGCCGGACCGCCGGCATGGACCACTTCGACTACGGCCTGCTCCTCTTCCGCCGCAAGGCCTTCGACGGCGCCTCGACCCGGCGACCCCTCGACCTCGCCGACGTCCTGGGGCCGCTGGCCGACGAGGGGCTGCTGCTCGGCCACGAGATGACGGACCCCCTCTTCGAGATCGGATCACCCGACGGGCTCGACGCCCTGCGCCGGCATCTCTCTCCCGCGAGGCAGCCATGAACCACATCGACCGCTATCTGGACGAGGCCCGACAGGTCCTCGAGAAGCTCGACCGCAAGGCGCTCGCGCGGCTCGTCGAGGCCCTCGCGGCCCTGCGCGCGGGAGGCGGCCGACTCTTCGTCCTCGGCGTCGGCGGCGGCGCCGGGAACGCGGCCCACGCGGTCAACGACTTCCGAAAGATCTGCGGCCTCGAGGCCTACGCCCCCACCGACAACGTCGCCGAGCTCACCGCCCGCGTCAACGACGACGGCTGGGAAGGCGTCTTCTCCGAGTGGCTGAAGGTCAGCCGCCTCGGCCCGAAGGACGCGGTGTTCGTCTTCTCGGTCGGCGGCGGCAGCCGCGAGAAGAACGTGAGCCTGAACATCGTGAAGGCGCTCGAGCTCGCGAAGACCGTCGGAGCGAAGATCCTCGGCGTCGTCGGCCGCGACGGCGGGTGCACGGCGAAGCTCGCCGACGCCTGCGTCGTCGTGCCGGTCGTCTCCCCCGAGTCCGTCACCGCGCACACCGAGGCCTTCCAGGCCGTGGTCTGGCACCTGCTCGTCTCGCACCCCGACCTCCAGAAGAACCCCATGAAGTGGGAGAGCGTGAAGGGGACCCGATGAGCGAGAAAGCCGTCTTCCTCGACCGCGACGGCATCCTCAACGAGCTCGTGGAGTACGCCGACACCGGCGAGCACGAGTCCCCGCGGACGGTCGCGGACCTCCGGATGATCGACGCCGCCGTCGAGCCGCTCAAGCTCCTGCAGAGCCGCGGCTATGCCCTCTTCATCATCTCCAACCAGCCCAGCCACGCCAAGGGCAAGACGACGCTCGAGGACCTCAAGGCCGTCGGCCTCGAGGTCGAGAAGCGCCTCCTCGCGGCGGGCGTGAAGCTGACGGAGAGCTTCTACTGCTATCACCACCCCCAGGGCGTCGTCCCCGCCCTTTCGGGACCCTGCGAGTGCCGCAAGCCCCTGCCCCACTTCATCCTCAAGGCCTGCGAGGAGCGCTTCCTCGTCGCGCGCAAGTCCTGGATGCTCGGCGACCAGGACATGGACGTCGACTGCGGACGGCGCGCCGGCTGCCGCACCGCGCTGGTGCGCTACGCGCCCTCCGAGGCCAAGCGCGGGAACGTGAAGGCGGAAGTCGAGACCGATTCGGTCGCCCAGGCGGTGGAGGGCATCCTGAAGTACGACGCGATGGAGCGATGACCATGCGCAAGTTCCGAGTCGAGATCTGGGGCGACGGCGCCGACGCGGAGAGCATGATCCGCGCGCACGCGGAACGCTCGGTGCAGGGTTTCACGACCAATCCCACCCTCATGCGCAAGGCCGGCGTCGAGGACTACGAGGCCTTCGCGCGCAAGGTCCTGGCGAAGGTCACGGAGCTCCCCGTCTGCTTCGAGGTCTTCTCCGACGACATCCCCGACATGGAGCGCCAGGCGCGGAAGATCGCCGCCTGGGGCCCCAACGTGTTCGTGAAGATCCCGATCACCAACACCCGCGGCGAGTCCTGCGCCCCCCTCGTCGGCCGCCTCTCCAAAGACGGGGTGAAGATCAACGTCACGGCGATGCTGAGCCTCGAGCAGCTCCGCGAGATCGCGAAGGCGCTGAGCCCCGCCGTCCCGTCCATCGCCTCGCTCTTCGCCGGCCGCGTCGCCGACACCGGCCTCGACCCCGTCCCCATGATGCGGGAGGCCCTGAAGATCCTCTCCGGCCTGCCCAGGTGCAAGCTGCTCTGGGCCAGCCCGCGCGAGCTCCTCAACCTCGTCCAGGCCGACGAATGCGGCTGCCACATCATCACGCTCACCGACGACCTGCGCAGGAAGATGCCCCTGCTGGGCAAGGACCTCGCCGAGCTCTCGCTCGACACCGTGAAGATGTTTTACGGAGACGCTACGAAGGCAGGCTACCGTCTGTAGTCAGGACCCTCCCCTTCCTCAACTCCCCTTCCCGCGGGAAGGGGCAGGGGAAGGGGGAACCAGCACACGACGCCAGACCGAAATAAAAGGCCTCCGCAGAGATGCGGAGGCCTTTCAATCCCCCCCCACCCATCCCCTCCCCCGCAGGGGAGGAAGTTAGGGAAGGTACTCTGGACGTTACTTTTTTTCGGGCGCGGGAGCCGGCGCGGCCGCGGGCTGCTCGGCCTTCTTCTCCGCCAGCTTCGCCTTGCGCTCCTCGCGCTTCTTCTCCATCTCGGCCTTCTTCGCCTCGTGCTTGGCCTTCATCTCGGCCTTGTGCTGCTCGCGCTTCTTCTGCATCTCGGCCTTGTGCTCCTCGTGCTTCTTCTGCATCTCGGCCTTATGCTCCTCGCGCTTCTGCCCCATCTCGGCCTTGTGCTTCTCGTGGAGCTCCTTCATCTCGGCCTTGTGGGCCTCGCGCTTCTGCCCCATCTCGGCCTTCTGCGGATCCTGCACCTGGCCCTTCTGCTCCTCGGCGAACGACCGGGCAGCGAGCGTGCCGGCGAGCGCCAGCGCCGCGACGACGAACATGGACTTCTGCATGATTCATTCCTCCGTGGGGTCCGCTCGCTCCCCTTCCGTCCGGGGCGGCGGCCTCTCCTATATTACGTCCGAGGGCGCGATAAGTTCCAGTCCGGGGCTCCCCCCGGGTCCCGCCGAAGACGGAGGGCGGAATTGACAAAGAATCCGCTCAAAGTCATACTACTCTTCACATGAAGCACCCGTGGCTCAAAGGACCGCCTCTCTTCGGCGCCGGCTTCATCGCGCTCGTGGCCCTGCTCGTCGGACTCCTCTGGGGCCGCCACGTCTGGAAGATCACCCATCCCGTCTTCAAGACGCACCTCGTCGAGACGAGCGGCTACCGCGCGTCCTATCCCATCGACTGGGCCCCCATCGACCCGAAGGACCCCCGCCTGGGCGAGAAGGAACTGACCTTCCTCAACCACCTCGGCCCCGCGCCGGAGGCGGAGCCCTGGGACCGCGCCCGCATGGCGATGGCCCTGCGCGACGAAGGCCCGTGCGCCTCGCTCGACGAGTTCGCCGCCGCGCTGCGCAAGGGAGAGGACGCCGGCCCCGCCGCGACCTGGACGCTGGCCAACGGGCTCCTCGCCCGCAGCTGGAGCGAGGCGGGCCCCACCGTGGACATCCCCAGCACGATGCGCTGGACCGCGCTGCGCGCGAGCAACGGCCGCTGCTACTCGGCCGGCTGGATGGAGAGCGCGGACTGGAAGACGCGCCTGCGCTACCAGAACATCTTCCGGGACATCCTCGGCTCCCTCGAATTCAAATAAGCAGACATCAGAAAAGACGAGGGCCGCGCAGAAATGCGCGGCCCTCGTCTTTTCTGCCTGCGCCTAGACCTGCTCGGTCGGGGAGTCCTCGGGGAGGTACTTCGCGTCGAGGCGCTTGCTCGTCTTGGCGCCGAGCTGGCGCAGCTTCTCGGTCCAGCCGATGAGGTTGCCGCGCCCGTCCTTGAGCTTGCCGAAGGCCTCGTCGTAGGCCTTCTGCGCGGCGCCGAGCGCCCGGCCCAGGTCCTCGAGGTCTCCGAGGAAGGCGACGAACTTGTCGTAGAGGGCTCCGCCCTGGCGCGCGATCTCGAGCGCGTTGCGGTTCTGGCGCTCGCTGCGCCAGAGCGCCGCGACGGTGCGCAGCGTGGCGAAGAGGGTCGCCGGGCTCACGACGACGACGCGGCGGTCCCAGGCGTAGGGGAAGAGCTCGGGGTCGGTCCCCATCGCGGCGGCGAACGCGGCCTCGATGGGCACGAACATGAGCACGAAGTCGGGCGCGTCGATCTTCTCGAGCCCCTGGTAGTGCTTCCCGCTGAGCTCGTCGACGTGCTTGTAGAAGGAGACGTGGAAATCCTTAAGGTGCTTCGCCTTCTCGGCCTCGTCTTTGGCGCTCGCCCAGCGCTCGTAGGCGGTGAGCGTCACCTTCGAATCGACGACGATGTGCTTCTCCTCGGGCAGGTGCACGAGGACGTCGGGCTTCATGCGCCGTCCCTCGGCGTCCACGAGGCCGAGCTCCTTGCCCTGCACCACGTACTCCTCTCCGGGGCGCAGGCCGGAGGCCTCGAGGATGCGCTCGAGGACGATCTCGCCCCAGTCTCCCTGCGCCTTCGCGTCGCCCTTGAGCGCCCGCGTGAGGTTGTTGGCCTCCTCGCTGATGCGCTGGTTGGCCTTCACGATGTTCTCGAGCTCGTTCTTGAGCTCGGCGCGCAGGGCCGAGCGCTCCTTGGCCTCGGTGCCGTAGGCCTCCTCGACCTTGCCCTTGAACTCGACGAGTCGGTCCTTGAGCGGGTCGAGCAGGGCCTTGAGCCCCGTCTCGCTGGTCTTGCGCAGGCTCTCGGCGCTGCGCTCGAGCAGCTGGGAGGCGAGGTTCTCGAAGCGCTCCTCGAGTCCCTTGCGGGTGCGCTCGATCTCCTCGGCGTGCGTGCGCAGGCGCTCCTCGAGGGCCTTGCGTTCGGCCCCCTCGGCGCTCAGGCGCTTCTCGAGCTCGAGCGTCCGCTCCGCCACGGCCTTCTCGCGGAGAGCCTCCTCCAGGCCGGCCGAGGCCGCCGGGAAGAGTTTGCGGGCGGCGAAGAAGCCGGCGGCCGCGCCGGCGACGAAGAGGAGGACTCCGAGGATGGGTTCCATGGGCTTCTCAGGACGACCCCTTCATTGTATCAAACGCCCCGCAGGATGGTGCCTGCTACCACACTTTTACACTTTTAGCTTACATGGCGGCAGAGGGCGGGCAATCGATTCACATCAAAAGTGTAAAAGTGTGGTAGCAGGCACCACTAAAGCGGATTGCCCCCCGGCGCCGAAGGCGGCGAGAGGAGGTCGGAGGAGGGGATCGCACGCAGTGAGGAAGCTGATAGTGCGAACTCGCTGGAAGGGGAGTTAAGGAAAAACCACATAGCGAAAGCCCTCCCCGGCCAGAGGCCGGCGAGGGCAATCGCTAACCGCTCAGGTACTGGACGAACGTACCGTACGCGTCGGACCGGAACGGCGACGAACGAGCGAACGGACGAACGAGCGAAGGAACGGCTCGAACGAACGCGCGAACGAACGACTCCGGTCCGAGGGGGCCTGGCTCAGTCGAATCGAACTTTGGGAGTCCCGGTGCAACCGGGGCCAAGTCGAGCCGAGGTCCCGCCGACAAGCGTCACCGACATCTCAGTCTAACAGGTGGACCTGGACCTGTCAAGGCCCAGACCGCGGAATACCGATGTCGGCGCCCTTGACAAAGCAACCGTCCGGGGGCATTCTTATCACTGGAGACGACCCCCCATGCCCCGCGGCTCCGCGTTCTTCGCTGTCCTCTTCTGCGCCGGCCTCGCCGCCGCGCGGGCGGCCGACGCCCCGGTCCTGCGCGAGCGCATCGACGCCCTCTTCTGCGCCCAGCTCGACGACGGCGCGCGCGCGTCCCTGCCCGCGGGGTCTTCCTACGTCGATGCCGCCCGCTTCCTCGACCCCGCCGGCCGGCAGACCGTGCGCGCCGG of Elusimicrobiota bacterium contains these proteins:
- a CDS encoding HAD-IIIA family hydrolase, giving the protein MSEKAVFLDRDGILNELVEYADTGEHESPRTVADLRMIDAAVEPLKLLQSRGYALFIISNQPSHAKGKTTLEDLKAVGLEVEKRLLAAGVKLTESFYCYHHPQGVVPALSGPCECRKPLPHFILKACEERFLVARKSWMLGDQDMDVDCGRRAGCRTALVRYAPSEAKRGNVKAEVETDSVAQAVEGILKYDAMER
- a CDS encoding galactokinase, with translation MIICRSPLRISLGGGGTDLPSYYERRGGFVLSAAIDKYVYITLHDTFDENLIIKYSKLEKVSRREEIRHDIIREAFLLLDVQQRNLELASMADIPAGTGLGSSGSFTTALLKALHAHRKDVISPRQLADEAVEIELGRLKEPIGKQDQYIASFGGVTCFEFRKDARVDVAPLRATQETLFNLEDDLLLFFTGYSRSASDILREQDDKTKVDEAAMLENLDFVKELGLRTKAALEGGRVRELGEIMDVHWKRKKQRSGGMTNPRIDEWYEIARRNGALGGKLVGAGGGGFLLFLAEDKARLRDAMHKGGLKEVRFRFDYEGSKVVVQA
- a CDS encoding sugar phosphate nucleotidyltransferase, which codes for MIDTAVLIAGGMATRLGALVRDLPKSLVEVAGTPFIAHQLRLLQRNGIGSVLLCVGHQGEKIERFVGDGAAFGLRVEYAYDGPRLLGTGGALLQALPKLPDAFLALYGDSYLDADYRPALRAFEAGNAPALMTVIRNEGRWGESNAQYDEGRVLRYDKRRRTAGMDHFDYGLLLFRRKAFDGASTRRPLDLADVLGPLADEGLLLGHEMTDPLFEIGSPDGLDALRRHLSPARQP
- a CDS encoding Gfo/Idh/MocA family oxidoreductase; this encodes MNFAIIGCGRMGEKRAAALGKHRLVACCDIQPARAHALASKHPGCEVGDCCHSLIGRDDVDAAIVCTTHDLLARVTLACIKAGKHVLVEKPGARSAGELEPVLAAARRAGVVVKVGFNHRFHPALWKAKKLVDAGALGELMFVRGRYGHGGRLGYEKEWRADPTIGGGGELLDQGMHLIDLSRWFLGDLRKVEGFTPTYFWNMPVEDNAFLLLRTKKEQAAWLHVSWTEWKNTFSYEVYGRKGKLVVDGIGGSYGPERLTHYRMGPDMKPPKTKVWEFPGPDASWAAEFQDFLRAIRTGRRPCGDLQDAYAALQVVAAVYKEHDRGTRRPVGASR
- a CDS encoding SIS domain-containing protein → MNHIDRYLDEARQVLEKLDRKALARLVEALAALRAGGGRLFVLGVGGGAGNAAHAVNDFRKICGLEAYAPTDNVAELTARVNDDGWEGVFSEWLKVSRLGPKDAVFVFSVGGGSREKNVSLNIVKALELAKTVGAKILGVVGRDGGCTAKLADACVVVPVVSPESVTAHTEAFQAVVWHLLVSHPDLQKNPMKWESVKGTR
- a CDS encoding NAD-dependent epimerase/dehydratase family protein; translation: MKKTLVTGGAGFIGSHVVERLLEEGDRVVAYDDLSTGFLRHLDAARRSPRFRFVKGNLRDERRLRAAMKGCGSVVHLAANADVRFGLRHPERDLEENTRGTFRVLEAMRACGAKEILFSSTGSVYGEPAVFPTPEDAPFPRQTSLYGASKLAGEALISAYCEGFGLRGRVFRFVSILGERYSHGHVFDFCRKLLADPRRLELLGDGRQRKSYLHVGDCVSALLLARRRAKAPFEVFNLGVDDWCTAEQSARWIAARMGLKPRITRTGGRRGWVGDSPFIFLDARRIRRLGWKPRLGIRESVHRTLDWLLENRWILDRR
- the rmuC gene encoding DNA recombination protein RmuC; the protein is MEPILGVLLFVAGAAAGFFAARKLFPAASAGLEEALREKAVAERTLELEKRLSAEGAERKALEERLRTHAEEIERTRKGLEERFENLASQLLERSAESLRKTSETGLKALLDPLKDRLVEFKGKVEEAYGTEAKERSALRAELKNELENIVKANQRISEEANNLTRALKGDAKAQGDWGEIVLERILEASGLRPGEEYVVQGKELGLVDAEGRRMKPDVLVHLPEEKHIVVDSKVTLTAYERWASAKDEAEKAKHLKDFHVSFYKHVDELSGKHYQGLEKIDAPDFVLMFVPIEAAFAAAMGTDPELFPYAWDRRVVVVSPATLFATLRTVAALWRSERQNRNALEIARQGGALYDKFVAFLGDLEDLGRALGAAQKAYDEAFGKLKDGRGNLIGWTEKLRQLGAKTSKRLDAKYLPEDSPTEQV
- a CDS encoding transaldolase; translated protein: MRKFRVEIWGDGADAESMIRAHAERSVQGFTTNPTLMRKAGVEDYEAFARKVLAKVTELPVCFEVFSDDIPDMERQARKIAAWGPNVFVKIPITNTRGESCAPLVGRLSKDGVKINVTAMLSLEQLREIAKALSPAVPSIASLFAGRVADTGLDPVPMMREALKILSGLPRCKLLWASPRELLNLVQADECGCHIITLTDDLRRKMPLLGKDLAELSLDTVKMFYGDATKAGYRL
- a CDS encoding SDR family oxidoreductase produces the protein MDPRPPLRLEGRAALVTGASQGLGRAIAARFAAEGADLVLCARTARALEEAREELAGALAPGRRLVTVAADVSKGEDVERLAKTALEEFPDLGVIVNNAGVYGTFGPLEEVDWSDWVRTIEVNLLGPALVCRAFLPHLKRRRGGKIINLSGGGATAPMPRISAYAASKAALVRMTETLAEETRGLGIDVNAVAPGAMNTRMLEQALAAGPELLGAKVHERLLKQKKEGGVPPAKAAALCAFLASAESDGITGKLLSAVWDPWAELPGRRKELETDIYTLRRIVPKDRGMNWGG